Below is a genomic region from Candidatus Obscuribacterales bacterium.
GAACTCTGCTTAAATCTCATGCCTGCGTCAGGACTTAGTGTCTGCCAAATTCTTCTGGAAGAGACAAAAGAAGCTGCGAGTCTCATTGAAAGCAGATCAGGTTTCAACTTTGAACATCTGCCTGATCTAGAAGAAACAATTCAACGACTTAAAGCCGGAGCATCACTTTCCGGCAAAGAACTTGCATTTGTCAAACACACTCTTACAGCGACAAGACTTACACGTTCGAGCTTGTCACTTTTGGACAAAGCAAGTTTTCCGCAGCTGACAAAATTTGCCAACGAATTATTTTCTCTGGAAAAATTAGCCAATGAAATTGAGGCGGCTATTGAAGATGACGGTGAAGTCAAAGATAGTGCCAGTCCGACTCTTAATCAATTGCGCGGACAAGTGCATCATCTGGATAATCAAATACGCGACGAGCTAACGAAAATAATTCACAAGAATGCTCAATCAAAAGTTTTGCAAGAGCCTATTTTCACCAAGCGAAATGATCGGTATGTATTACCTGTTGTCGCCAGCATGCGAGGCTCCATCGACGGCATCGTTCACGATAGTTCCGCTTCCGGATTGACTGTCTATGTTGAGCCAATAAGCGTTGTCGAACTAGAAAACAAACTCCGCTTAAAACAAGCGGAAATTGAGAGAGAAATCGCGCGCATATTGTCGCTATTAAGTGCTTCTTGCCACGCCCATCAAGGCGAAATTGAAGTCTCGTTCAACACTCTTATCCAGTTGGACTTCATCATGTCTCGCGCTCGACTGGGGCTAAAATACAACGGCTACTGCCCACCGCTTGCCAAAGACGGTCCATTAAAACTTATTGCTGCGCGTCACCCATTGATGGTGCTTAGAGAAAAAACGCAGGGCGCACAAACTACAATTCCCAACGACATAAAACTATCAGCAGACGAGAGATCTTTTATCATCACCGGTCCAAACACCGGCGGCAAAACTGTTTACTTAAAGACAGCCGGGCTTCTCTCTTTGATGATCAAATCAGGACTTTCACTGCCGGTGCAATCGGGATCCGAGGCGCTTTATTTCAGTGAGATTTACGCAGATATCGGTGATGAACAATCCATCGAACAGAATCTTTCAACTTTCTCATCGCACATGACTAACATTGTGGAAATTATCGATGCGGCAAAACAAGGTGATTTAGTTTTACTAGATGAAGTTGGCGCAGGCACAGATCCCAAAGAAGGCGCAGCTTTAGCAAGAGCAATTCTTGAGCAGTTAAATTCGGCAATGGTCTATACAGTTGCCAGCACACACTACGGCGAATTGAAAACACTTGCCTATGCCATCAAAGGCTTTATCAACGCCAGCTTAAAATTTGACGAAGCAAATTTGGCACCCACATATCACTTGCAAATTGGTATTCCAGGTTCATCTAAAGCAACCACAATGGCGCGACGCCTGGGACTCAACGCCAATGTTGTCGAAGCAGCAGAAAAATTTCTATTAGCCGGCGAAGCCGACCTGCAAAAAACAATTGAACAGTTAGAGTCAAAACTGAAGGAAGTATCTCAACTCGAAGAGCAAGCGGAAAAAGCAAATAAATTAGCCGTCCTGAAAGAAAGCGAAGCCTTAGCCCAACTAGCGGCAATCGAAAAAGAAAAAGAGAAACTCAAGTCAACTTACGCCAGACAGTTGGAAAAAGATCTCCACTTCGCGCAAGAGACTATTCGCAGCACCATCAAAGACTTACAGAGCAAGCCCTCATCACAAAAAGCTCAGCAAGCTCAGAAGGACATGGCTGAAATTAGACAAGCCCTTCATTGGTCCGATAACGAGATAGGCAAAAGCCTGCCTCAAGACATCAAAGTCGGTCAACGCGTAAAGGTCACCTCGCTCAATCAAACAGGCATAGTTTTAGAAATCCCATCCTCAATCGAGCCAACTAGCCAGGCAACAGTGAAAGTCGGCAATTTCCCGGTTAAGGTAGCGCTCACGGATTTAATAATCGTCGACCACAGCCAAGTTAATAAACCTCAGAAATCTCAGAAGATGAAATATCAAAGTCAGCCTGTAACAGCCTCAAGCGCTCAAGTTAATGTGTTTGTGCAAACTGCCGCCAACACACTAGATTTGAGGGGACACCGGGTTTTGGAAGCCATGGATGAACTGGAGAAATTCCTAGACCACTCAACCGTCGCCCATATTAGTCCGGTGATGATAATTCACGGACATGGCACAGGGGCTGTAAAAGCCGCCGTGCGCGATTATTTGAAGACCTCGTCGTATGTCGATTCATCTCGCCCAGGAGAACCTTACGAAGGCGGAGACGGTGTCACCGTTGTCGAATTAACCTAAAATCTGGATAGATGCGTCTCAAATAAGGGAATTTTCGTATTTCTCCCAAATACAGACAGCCAACGCATAATTAAACTAGGTAGAAATAAACACCCAGTTGCGATGCACTAATCCGGAGAGAAGGCATGGACGACGATAAGCAGGTCACCAAACCAGAAATCGCCTCAGAGGGCTCTAACAGCGCCATGAACGCGCCTTTAGAGAAAGCTGCCGCAGCAGGCAAACAAGACTCATCAGGCGCCTTGTCGCAAGCAGCCACCGAATCTGCCGAAGCCGAAAAAGGCAAAAAGTGGACAGGTGGACAACCAGGCGTTGCCCAACGGGACACTTCGTTCGACTCACCGGCTTCTCAACCAGCTGCGGCAAACACTCGCCCAAGCTCAATTTTCGATTTGGTCAACCAAGCTAGAACCGCACCGGCTCCTGAAGTTGCACCAATTCAAACAACAGAAAACTTCAATCGTCCGCAAGCTGCAGATAGCCGCGTACCAAGTGGTAACTGGAACGACTCAAATTTCTTGAGCCCACTTCCAATGCTTGATGCGTCAATGAATCAAGCGACAGAACAACAAGCTTTCCAACAATTGGCCTATGCACAAGCTGCAGTAGATCTGCTAACGCCGAATAATGTGCGCATTATCGTAAATGATTTAGAGAAGCTACAACGCGCACTTCCACTGGAAATGGAATCCACCAAAAGAGCCGCCATGCAAGAGCGCATTGCTACAGGCACTCGTATTCTCGACAGCCGCTGGGAATGCCCATTACGTCTTGCATTCGGCATGTTGAAAATAGCCTCCGCTGACGGACAACAACCACCGGTAGACGCGTTTCGTCTCTTGCAAGAAGCAGCACGCATAAATCCGGCTCTAAAAGACGATCCGGATGTCAAAGCAACAATGGATAAGTGCGCAAGTCTCTATGGCAATATGGCACAAGCTGTTAAACAGTCCATGGAACAAGCTGTTGTTGCCGGCGCTCAAACACCTGTTCAACAAGAAAGATCCGCCTTTCAAAACGATCCACAATTAGCACAAAGACTTGCTGAGCAAGGACGCAAAGCTCAACTGGATTCACCAGATCCATATGTACATGCCCGCGAGTCCGAAGTTCTAATGAGGACACAAGGCGTTCTCAGTCAAGACGCCAAACGTGAGCATAACTTGGCTATTGAATCAGCCAAGAAAGTTAAGAACTCCAAGGGCGAAAGCTACAATTTAGTTCTTGGCGAAATCACAAAAACCAAGGGCGTTATTACTGAAAAACAAGCTGCCCTAGCGAAACTGCAAGAGCAAATCGCGGAAGCTAAAAAAGCCAGCAAATCCATTGCTTCTGAAGTTATGGCAATTGAAGGTGCACGTGCCGCTGAAGAGCAGAAAACGCGCAGCGCCAATCTCTGGGAAGCTGGTACGACAATCTTCAGCCGTACACTCAAGTCCGTAACCGGCGACGCAGAAAAAGAAGACAATGCCCACAACGCTAAAGTTGCTGAAATGGTCAAGCGCGGCAACGCGTTACGAGATCTCGAAACAAAGCGTAAGGCTTTGGAAGGTGAGATCAAGTCTTCGCAAGATACTCTTAAAACACAGCAGACAAAACTAGCCGAAGTCGGCAAGCCGATTGCAGAAAAACATGTCGGCTATGCCAAGGCTCTTTTACAAGATG
It encodes:
- a CDS encoding endonuclease MutS2, with product MVSTRQDCRTRTLRALEWDRLKSLLADEAHTAKSRELCLNLMPASGLSVCQILLEETKEAASLIESRSGFNFEHLPDLEETIQRLKAGASLSGKELAFVKHTLTATRLTRSSLSLLDKASFPQLTKFANELFSLEKLANEIEAAIEDDGEVKDSASPTLNQLRGQVHHLDNQIRDELTKIIHKNAQSKVLQEPIFTKRNDRYVLPVVASMRGSIDGIVHDSSASGLTVYVEPISVVELENKLRLKQAEIEREIARILSLLSASCHAHQGEIEVSFNTLIQLDFIMSRARLGLKYNGYCPPLAKDGPLKLIAARHPLMVLREKTQGAQTTIPNDIKLSADERSFIITGPNTGGKTVYLKTAGLLSLMIKSGLSLPVQSGSEALYFSEIYADIGDEQSIEQNLSTFSSHMTNIVEIIDAAKQGDLVLLDEVGAGTDPKEGAALARAILEQLNSAMVYTVASTHYGELKTLAYAIKGFINASLKFDEANLAPTYHLQIGIPGSSKATTMARRLGLNANVVEAAEKFLLAGEADLQKTIEQLESKLKEVSQLEEQAEKANKLAVLKESEALAQLAAIEKEKEKLKSTYARQLEKDLHFAQETIRSTIKDLQSKPSSQKAQQAQKDMAEIRQALHWSDNEIGKSLPQDIKVGQRVKVTSLNQTGIVLEIPSSIEPTSQATVKVGNFPVKVALTDLIIVDHSQVNKPQKSQKMKYQSQPVTASSAQVNVFVQTAANTLDLRGHRVLEAMDELEKFLDHSTVAHISPVMIIHGHGTGAVKAAVRDYLKTSSYVDSSRPGEPYEGGDGVTVVELT